From one Leifsonia soli genomic stretch:
- a CDS encoding DUF6121 family protein produces MRDERVYATVVAFFATGLYLALVVAVFGLVSLATDSDVVADPQVGPIVGPVMVIASALMLLVFLIVLGTRVPAERQRISPGVAFGVGVACYSVFIAAGGVAGAAGDPNDPFHYFLFAFAQLVRWPAITIAILAFAVTLLYQLVLVGRFRQRGRPRWPWEGDEDQ; encoded by the coding sequence ATGCGTGACGAGCGCGTCTACGCGACCGTGGTCGCCTTCTTCGCGACGGGGCTCTACCTCGCCCTGGTCGTCGCCGTGTTCGGGCTGGTCTCCCTCGCGACCGACAGCGATGTCGTCGCCGACCCCCAGGTCGGGCCGATCGTCGGGCCCGTCATGGTGATCGCGTCGGCGCTCATGCTGCTGGTGTTCCTCATCGTGCTGGGCACCCGCGTTCCTGCCGAGCGGCAGCGGATCTCGCCCGGGGTCGCGTTCGGCGTCGGCGTCGCCTGCTACTCGGTCTTCATCGCGGCGGGCGGGGTCGCGGGTGCGGCCGGCGATCCGAATGATCCGTTCCATTACTTCCTGTTCGCGTTCGCGCAGCTGGTGCGCTGGCCGGCCATCACGATCGCGATCCTGGCGTTCGCGGTGACGCTGCTCTATCAGCTGGTGCTCGTCGGACGGTTCCGGCAGCGTGGGCGTCCGCGCTGGCCGTGGGAGGGCGACGAAGACCAGTAG
- the pilM gene encoding type IV pilus assembly protein PilM — protein MATSIVGIDIGTTTIRAVELADPGKPKPTLLRHHAVPIPDGAASRGEVLEPNTIAAGLRQLWQQGGFKSKEVVLGMGNQRVLARDLTVPRMSQTRIRESLPFLVQDMLPVPVADALLDFYPISEGMLETGPVVNGLLIAAVKEAVLGNVKAVQLAGLTPVDVDLLPFALTRAMVTRAGVRGTVALVDIGANTTSVVVATDGVPQFVRIIPAGGAELTQALRSGLDVSVGEAERIKAVTGLARQVNSPEEQQVVEIVYRITGELLNSLRNTISYFVNTRPTTPVESIMLTGGGSQLPGMGEALSEMTRLPVAPGDPFHAVTLSRHLDAAQLRQNRSALSAALGLALGSAA, from the coding sequence ATGGCCACCAGCATCGTCGGCATCGACATCGGCACCACGACCATTCGCGCGGTGGAGCTCGCCGATCCCGGCAAGCCGAAGCCCACGCTGCTGCGGCACCACGCGGTGCCCATCCCCGACGGCGCCGCCTCGCGCGGCGAGGTCCTCGAGCCCAACACGATAGCCGCCGGGCTCCGGCAGCTGTGGCAGCAGGGCGGCTTCAAGAGCAAGGAGGTCGTGCTCGGGATGGGCAACCAGCGCGTGCTCGCGCGCGACCTGACGGTTCCGCGCATGTCGCAGACGCGCATCCGCGAGAGCCTGCCGTTCCTCGTGCAGGACATGCTGCCGGTGCCCGTCGCGGACGCGCTGCTGGACTTCTACCCGATCTCCGAGGGGATGCTCGAGACCGGCCCGGTGGTGAACGGTCTGCTGATCGCGGCGGTCAAGGAGGCGGTACTCGGCAACGTGAAGGCCGTCCAGCTCGCGGGGCTCACGCCGGTCGACGTCGACCTGCTGCCGTTCGCCCTGACGCGCGCGATGGTCACGCGTGCCGGTGTCCGCGGCACCGTCGCCCTCGTCGACATCGGAGCGAACACTACGAGCGTGGTGGTCGCGACCGACGGCGTGCCCCAGTTCGTCCGTATCATCCCGGCGGGAGGCGCCGAGCTCACGCAGGCCCTGCGCTCCGGCCTCGATGTCTCCGTCGGCGAGGCGGAGCGGATCAAGGCGGTCACCGGCCTCGCCAGGCAGGTCAACTCCCCGGAGGAGCAGCAGGTGGTCGAGATCGTGTACCGCATCACCGGCGAGCTTCTCAACAGCCTGCGCAACACGATCAGCTACTTCGTCAACACCCGCCCGACGACGCCGGTCGAGAGCATCATGCTCACGGGCGGCGGCTCGCAGCTCCCCGGCATGGGCGAGGCGCTCAGCGAGATGACCCGGCTGCCCGTCGCGCCCGGGGATCCCTTCCACGCCGTCACGCTGTCCCGTCACCTCGACGCAGCGCAGCTCCGGCAGAACCGGTCGGCGCTCTCCGCTGCGCTCGGCCTCGCCCTCGGGAGCGCAGCATGA
- a CDS encoding prepilin peptidase, with translation MTPAFFVLALVCAGVFGALIGSFLNVVVYRVPAGRSIVSPPSACGSCGTEIRPYDNIPVVSWLALRGRCRTCQSAISARYPLVEAATAAAFALVAWWFWAGPQALAATDAAGVTARVLTVVAFLYLTAISIALALIDLDTHRLPNAIVLPSYAVGAVLLGAAALLGGDPFAVARAAIGACALFAFYLILALVRPGGMGFGDVKLAGVLGLFLGFLGWAPLLVGAFAAFLLGGLFSLILLAGGRAGRSSGIPFGPWMLAGAWLGILAGPTIGGAYLALLGLA, from the coding sequence ATGACCCCCGCCTTCTTCGTGCTCGCTCTCGTCTGCGCGGGCGTCTTCGGCGCGCTGATCGGATCGTTCCTCAACGTCGTCGTCTACCGCGTCCCGGCCGGCCGCTCGATCGTGTCGCCGCCGAGCGCCTGCGGCAGCTGCGGCACCGAGATCCGGCCGTACGACAACATCCCGGTCGTCTCGTGGCTGGCGCTGCGCGGCCGCTGCCGGACCTGCCAAAGTGCGATCTCCGCGCGCTATCCGCTGGTCGAGGCGGCCACCGCCGCAGCCTTCGCGCTCGTCGCCTGGTGGTTCTGGGCCGGTCCGCAGGCATTGGCCGCGACGGATGCCGCCGGCGTGACCGCACGCGTCCTGACTGTCGTCGCATTCCTCTACCTCACGGCGATCTCGATCGCTCTGGCGTTGATCGACCTCGACACGCACCGCCTGCCGAACGCCATCGTGCTCCCGTCCTACGCGGTCGGTGCCGTGCTCCTCGGCGCGGCCGCCCTCCTCGGCGGCGACCCGTTCGCCGTGGCGCGGGCAGCGATCGGCGCGTGCGCGCTCTTCGCCTTCTACCTGATCCTCGCACTGGTACGTCCCGGCGGGATGGGCTTCGGCGATGTGAAGCTCGCCGGAGTCCTCGGGCTGTTCCTCGGCTTCCTCGGCTGGGCGCCGCTGCTCGTGGGCGCCTTCGCCGCGTTCCTCCTGGGCGGCCTGTTCTCGCTGATCCTGCTCGCCGGCGGCCGCGCAGGTCGTAGCAGCGGCATCCCCTTCGGACCCTGGATGCTCGCCGGCGCGTGGCTCGGCATCCTGGCCGGACCGACCATCGGGGGAGCCTACCTGGCGCTCCTCGGACTCGCATAG
- a CDS encoding phage holin family protein, translating into MLTLLRTRIALLRQERDRGVALAMVVGIASVLLLLISVTMTFSVSGLVRSNHDADWDAAMSAAFAGVADYQGRLTNDPSYQQYGNPASTFTIANGSATSVALPPTSRDNPAFDVKPTSAGGRWASVPLTDGLPANASFRYEVDNSKYASNGILHLRATGKVDTVTRSVVANIKQTGFTNYVYFTDYEELDPTLNNINCAVAYAWAATRSQNCLINFIAGDTFDGQVHSNDTLNICGGTFKQKVTTANPNAVGGKLYSQTNCSGGAGTPTFQSGAPVNAAQITMPPPQAQLDQVRTDIPVKVPIPGCLYTGPTKITFSVSGSTAYMTVLSPWTKKTQLSNGAATAGTAPAFCGTPGDPTKTQAQNAGTLSDVAGGGQKIAIGPASQLYNNLAYVQGVPSDSANANYWASSASPNQNGFTCVGTDTKSSGNGLGYPVVNEVVPSIAKYDCRAGDVFVEGTMHSSMTINAEHFAWITGKLVYQDAANDILGLVGAGAVWVWNPIVCTNPTPYPASNGASCSNEKASLTFEATSGSSNCARTINAAILSNNHSFEVHNYDAGIPLGYLCVTGSIAQEFRGPVGQGSGSSGFLKRYSYDTRLLNSPPPKFPTPRTTSYDVNTEIEVKTAFDSTGAPLP; encoded by the coding sequence ATGCTCACTCTTCTTCGCACGCGCATAGCGCTCCTCCGGCAGGAGCGCGACCGCGGTGTCGCCCTCGCCATGGTCGTCGGCATCGCGAGCGTGCTCCTGCTCCTCATCTCGGTGACCATGACCTTCTCGGTGTCCGGCCTGGTGCGCTCCAACCACGATGCCGACTGGGACGCCGCGATGTCGGCGGCGTTCGCGGGGGTCGCCGACTACCAGGGCCGCCTGACCAACGACCCGAGCTACCAGCAGTACGGCAATCCGGCGTCGACCTTCACGATCGCGAACGGGTCCGCGACCTCGGTCGCGCTGCCGCCGACAAGCCGCGACAACCCCGCCTTCGATGTGAAGCCGACGTCGGCGGGGGGCCGCTGGGCGTCCGTCCCGCTCACGGACGGGCTGCCGGCGAACGCCTCGTTCCGGTACGAGGTGGACAACTCCAAGTACGCGAGCAACGGCATCCTGCATCTGCGCGCGACCGGCAAGGTGGACACCGTCACCCGCAGCGTCGTGGCCAACATCAAGCAGACCGGATTCACCAACTACGTCTACTTCACCGACTACGAAGAGCTCGACCCGACGCTGAACAACATCAATTGCGCGGTCGCGTACGCATGGGCTGCCACCCGCAGCCAGAACTGCCTGATCAACTTCATCGCCGGGGACACGTTCGACGGGCAGGTGCACTCGAACGACACCCTCAACATCTGCGGCGGCACCTTCAAGCAGAAGGTCACGACGGCGAACCCCAACGCAGTGGGCGGCAAGCTCTACTCGCAGACCAACTGCTCGGGCGGCGCGGGGACGCCGACGTTCCAGTCGGGCGCGCCCGTCAACGCGGCACAGATCACCATGCCGCCGCCGCAGGCGCAGCTCGACCAGGTGCGCACCGACATCCCCGTCAAGGTGCCCATCCCCGGCTGCCTCTACACGGGGCCGACCAAGATCACCTTCTCGGTGTCGGGCAGCACCGCGTACATGACCGTCCTCTCGCCGTGGACCAAGAAGACCCAGCTGTCGAACGGTGCGGCCACGGCCGGAACGGCTCCGGCGTTCTGCGGGACGCCCGGGGACCCGACCAAGACGCAGGCGCAGAACGCCGGGACGCTCTCCGACGTCGCCGGCGGCGGGCAGAAGATCGCGATCGGTCCGGCGTCCCAGCTCTACAACAACCTCGCCTACGTTCAGGGCGTCCCCAGTGACTCGGCCAACGCGAACTACTGGGCATCGTCCGCCTCACCGAACCAGAACGGGTTCACGTGCGTCGGCACCGATACCAAGTCGTCGGGCAACGGGCTCGGCTACCCGGTCGTGAACGAGGTGGTCCCTTCGATCGCGAAGTACGACTGCCGCGCAGGCGACGTCTTCGTCGAGGGCACGATGCACAGTTCGATGACGATCAATGCCGAGCACTTCGCCTGGATCACCGGCAAGCTGGTGTACCAGGATGCGGCCAACGACATCCTCGGCCTCGTCGGCGCCGGCGCGGTCTGGGTGTGGAACCCGATCGTGTGCACGAACCCGACTCCGTACCCGGCAAGCAACGGCGCGAGTTGCAGCAACGAGAAGGCCTCCCTGACGTTCGAGGCGACGTCCGGGAGCTCGAACTGCGCACGCACGATCAACGCCGCCATCCTCTCCAACAACCACAGCTTCGAGGTGCACAACTACGACGCGGGGATCCCGCTCGGCTATCTGTGCGTGACCGGGTCGATCGCGCAGGAGTTCCGCGGACCGGTCGGGCAGGGCTCCGGTTCGAGCGGCTTCCTGAAGAGATACAGCTACGACACGCGTCTGCTGAACTCGCCGCCGCCGAAGTTCCCGACCCCGCGCACGACGTCCTACGACGTCAACACCGAGATCGAGGTCAAGACCGCCTTCGACTCGACGGGGGCGCCGCTGCCATGA
- a CDS encoding prepilin-type N-terminal cleavage/methylation domain-containing protein has translation MIAALRELPKRESGLSLIELLIAIMLTGLIMTLGVWMFVTGTHSVSLAQSIDGGTRQASNGMNQVARMIRAATPNPLANPTPGNPLNAPAVISATATSVQFYAYVNLSGAESPVMVAYGVSGGILQETQYPATSNTAGANGHWDFGAAKPTRNLCNSIPSGTVVFRYFDKTRAELLPASLTTDTQRAAIASIQVTITIQPTGAANAVSITNTIGMANVG, from the coding sequence GTGATCGCCGCGCTGCGCGAACTCCCGAAGCGCGAGTCCGGGCTGTCCCTCATCGAGCTGCTCATCGCCATCATGCTCACCGGGCTCATCATGACGCTGGGCGTGTGGATGTTCGTCACCGGCACGCACAGTGTCAGCCTCGCGCAGTCGATCGACGGGGGCACCCGTCAGGCGTCGAACGGCATGAACCAGGTGGCGCGCATGATCCGGGCGGCGACGCCGAACCCGCTCGCCAATCCCACGCCCGGCAACCCGCTCAACGCGCCCGCCGTCATCTCCGCCACGGCGACCAGTGTGCAGTTCTACGCCTACGTGAACCTGAGCGGAGCGGAGAGCCCCGTCATGGTCGCGTACGGAGTGAGCGGTGGCATCCTGCAGGAGACGCAGTACCCCGCGACCTCCAACACCGCCGGCGCGAACGGTCACTGGGACTTCGGCGCAGCCAAACCCACCCGCAATCTGTGCAACTCCATTCCGTCGGGGACGGTCGTGTTCCGCTACTTCGACAAGACGCGCGCGGAGCTCCTGCCCGCCAGCCTCACCACGGATACCCAGCGCGCAGCCATCGCCTCCATCCAGGTGACCATCACCATCCAGCCGACCGGTGCGGCCAACGCGGTCTCCATCACCAACACCATCGGCATGGCGAACGTCGGGTAG
- a CDS encoding prepilin-type N-terminal cleavage/methylation domain-containing protein has protein sequence MNRINTLLRQDETRDSGFTLIEVLVAMMVFAIISVVVAYSLTLSMTLTRTSRASEVAANLAAQQVDVARATPDIFDVTSGIVTQTLDGTTYTITKSVGWVNSAGAASDCGSGSGILQNKTLNVSVSWDGKNPSTTPVQASTLLAPAGPINDPTTGTIIVHVTTASGAALSGVPVAIKVDTSVSPNTATAVSTAPDPTDSDGCSYVLKVVPGTYVVTVGKTGDGRISSKQVQVPAAQTTVTAGQSSVLDVQYDTAANPVMTLSPGAPAGTMFPAALPMTYAPQGDPYSTNVAPLTVAAVTTATTPLFPFTSGYSVFAGQYVPAAGGQPQCLSVDPGQWVNPNASGNVGQRPPAVGVTPGSTGTVPMPVIRISTSSKWIVAVSAVASAAIGDPGCATGMTLRYGQSPATGGVANVALPYGSWKIYALSNQNDALQSSALVDATKITLPAGSPPFTGANIFTIDPRQP, from the coding sequence ATGAACCGCATCAACACCCTTCTCCGCCAGGACGAGACCCGCGACAGCGGGTTCACCCTCATCGAGGTCCTGGTCGCGATGATGGTCTTCGCGATCATCTCCGTCGTCGTCGCGTATTCGCTCACGCTCTCGATGACGCTCACACGCACCAGCCGCGCCAGCGAAGTCGCGGCCAACCTCGCCGCCCAGCAGGTCGACGTCGCTCGCGCGACGCCGGACATCTTCGACGTCACGAGCGGTATCGTCACGCAGACCCTCGACGGCACCACCTACACGATCACCAAGTCCGTCGGCTGGGTGAACAGCGCCGGCGCGGCGTCCGATTGCGGCAGCGGCAGCGGCATCCTGCAGAACAAGACGCTGAACGTCTCCGTCAGCTGGGACGGCAAGAACCCCTCGACGACGCCGGTGCAGGCGAGCACGCTGCTCGCGCCGGCCGGCCCGATCAACGATCCGACGACCGGCACGATCATCGTGCACGTGACGACAGCGTCTGGTGCGGCGCTCTCCGGCGTTCCCGTGGCCATCAAGGTCGACACCAGTGTGTCGCCGAACACCGCCACCGCGGTCTCCACCGCACCGGATCCCACCGATTCCGACGGCTGCAGCTACGTGCTGAAGGTCGTTCCGGGCACCTACGTCGTCACCGTGGGCAAGACGGGCGATGGGCGCATCAGCAGCAAGCAGGTGCAGGTGCCGGCTGCGCAGACCACGGTGACCGCCGGTCAGTCCTCCGTGCTCGACGTGCAGTACGACACCGCGGCGAACCCCGTCATGACCCTGTCGCCTGGGGCGCCGGCCGGCACGATGTTCCCCGCCGCGCTTCCGATGACCTACGCGCCGCAGGGCGATCCCTATTCGACGAACGTCGCGCCGCTGACGGTGGCGGCCGTGACGACCGCGACCACGCCCCTCTTCCCCTTCACCTCCGGTTACTCCGTCTTCGCCGGCCAGTACGTGCCGGCCGCTGGTGGTCAGCCCCAGTGCCTCTCCGTCGATCCCGGCCAGTGGGTCAACCCGAACGCCTCCGGCAACGTCGGTCAGCGGCCCCCTGCGGTCGGCGTCACACCGGGCTCGACCGGCACGGTGCCGATGCCGGTGATCCGCATCTCGACGTCCAGCAAGTGGATCGTCGCGGTCAGCGCTGTGGCGTCAGCCGCGATCGGCGACCCCGGCTGCGCGACCGGCATGACACTCCGCTACGGCCAGTCGCCGGCTACGGGTGGCGTCGCGAACGTCGCGCTGCCCTACGGCTCCTGGAAGATCTACGCCCTCAGCAACCAGAACGATGCGCTCCAGAGTTCCGCCCTCGTGGACGCGACGAAGATCACGCTCCCGGCCGGCAGCCCGCCGTTCACGGGCGCGAACATCTTCACGATCGATCCGAGGCAGCCGTGA
- a CDS encoding type II secretion system protein has translation MYFRLMGKLNARRQGLLEEDEKGFTLIELLVVVIIIGILAAIAIPIYIGVQNNAKDASAKSDLANAKTAVVAYYTDKGSTATKPTFDSGSPTSLDTYGYTLSPGNSVPAFKSGSTPSPTSFCIQETSASGATAIFHIDQTNGAASGACP, from the coding sequence ATGTACTTCCGTCTCATGGGCAAGCTCAACGCTCGCCGCCAGGGGCTGCTCGAGGAGGACGAGAAGGGCTTCACCCTGATCGAGCTCCTCGTGGTGGTCATCATCATCGGCATCCTCGCCGCGATCGCCATCCCGATCTACATCGGGGTCCAGAACAACGCGAAGGATGCGTCCGCCAAGTCGGACCTGGCCAACGCCAAGACGGCCGTCGTCGCGTACTACACCGACAAGGGCAGTACCGCCACGAAGCCGACTTTCGACAGCGGCTCGCCCACCAGCCTCGACACCTACGGCTACACCCTGAGCCCGGGGAACTCGGTGCCGGCCTTCAAGTCCGGCTCCACCCCGTCGCCCACCTCCTTCTGCATCCAGGAGACCAGCGCTAGCGGCGCCACGGCGATCTTCCACATCGACCAGACCAACGGCGCCGCGAGCGGCGCCTGCCCGTGA
- a CDS encoding type II secretion system F family protein: MSISTPYAYKGRDASGKIVKGRVDATSEAAVASRLRTMGLSPVSISEAAEGTGLNREIKLSAGSGVKLKELAVMSRQMATMIGAGLSLLRTLNILAEQNPNKKFTAVLSDVRNQVESGIAISDAMRRHAAVFPPLMINMVKAGETGGFLDGALEAVAENFEKEVKLRSAIKSALTYPVIVFCMTIVGVAAMLLFVVPIFEKMFAGLGKPLPLPTMILVQISHAMVFVVPVVAVAGILFAFWWPKHKNDESVRKRLDPFKLRMPVFGSLMKRIAIARFSRNFANMISAGVPILQALRIVGETSGNYVIQKALEEVAEGVRQGEAIATPLSKQSVFPSMVTQMVAVGEDAGSLETMLDKIADFYEQEVEATTEQLTALIEPLMIAFLGVVIGGMVVALYLPIFSIASAVGG; the protein is encoded by the coding sequence ATGTCCATCAGCACCCCGTACGCCTACAAGGGCCGCGACGCGTCCGGCAAGATCGTCAAGGGCCGGGTGGATGCCACGAGCGAGGCCGCCGTCGCGTCACGGCTGAGAACGATGGGACTGTCACCCGTCTCCATCTCGGAGGCGGCCGAAGGAACCGGGCTCAACCGCGAGATCAAGCTCTCTGCCGGCTCGGGGGTGAAGCTCAAAGAGCTCGCCGTCATGAGCCGGCAGATGGCCACCATGATCGGAGCGGGACTCTCCCTGCTCCGGACGCTGAACATCCTGGCCGAGCAGAACCCGAACAAGAAGTTCACCGCCGTGCTCTCCGATGTCCGGAACCAGGTGGAGAGCGGAATCGCAATCTCGGACGCCATGCGAAGACACGCTGCTGTCTTCCCGCCGCTGATGATCAACATGGTCAAGGCCGGCGAGACCGGCGGATTCCTCGACGGCGCACTGGAGGCCGTCGCCGAGAACTTCGAAAAGGAGGTCAAGCTCCGGTCGGCGATCAAGTCGGCGCTGACCTATCCGGTCATCGTGTTCTGCATGACCATCGTCGGAGTCGCGGCGATGCTGCTCTTCGTGGTCCCGATCTTCGAGAAGATGTTCGCCGGGCTCGGCAAGCCGCTGCCCCTTCCGACGATGATCCTGGTGCAGATCTCGCACGCCATGGTCTTCGTCGTGCCCGTGGTCGCCGTCGCCGGGATCCTCTTCGCCTTCTGGTGGCCGAAGCACAAGAACGACGAATCCGTGCGGAAGCGATTGGACCCGTTCAAGCTCCGGATGCCCGTGTTCGGGTCGCTGATGAAACGCATCGCGATCGCCCGCTTCAGTCGCAACTTCGCGAACATGATCAGCGCGGGTGTGCCGATCCTGCAGGCCCTGAGGATCGTGGGGGAGACCAGCGGCAACTACGTGATCCAGAAGGCCCTGGAGGAGGTCGCCGAAGGCGTGAGACAGGGTGAGGCGATAGCGACGCCTCTGTCGAAGCAATCGGTCTTCCCGTCGATGGTGACGCAGATGGTCGCGGTGGGCGAGGACGCCGGGTCGCTCGAGACCATGCTCGACAAGATCGCCGACTTCTACGAGCAGGAGGTCGAGGCCACCACGGAGCAGCTGACGGCGCTCATCGAGCCGCTCATGATCGCCTTCCTCGGTGTCGTGATCGGCGGCATGGTCGTCGCTCTCTACCTGCCCATCTTCAGCATCGCGTCCGCGGTCGGAGGCTGA
- a CDS encoding PilT/PilU family type 4a pilus ATPase, which produces MTNDDSWGGFPPPTAKPVYEIPVTPPGATAAGWTPGPGAPLGAPPVWSPPAAAEPVSHVAAEPAEPVSYVSPEPLDPVAYTPPPAPPAPEPATPVWSLDESASNPVAPAPVSRLIPAGRRAAAPPPEPEREAVSHSTTPGFDESLTDPEREALARADRELVAALHEVVYQRASDLHITVGAPPMVRIDGGLRPAASTEPWNHERTRSALTSLLTERQLQQFEREHELDFAFTISANARFRVNLYQQRGSYGGAFRLIPTEIKQLADLGVPDAVGQFSQLPRGLVLVTGPTGSGKSTTLAALIDLVNSTRSDHIVTVEDPIEFMHVHKKSIVNQREVGHDTHSFNNALKHVLRQDPDVILIGELRDLETISVALTAAETGHLVFATLHTQDAPQTIDRVIDVFPPHQQDQVRAQLAGTLQGVVSQTLIKRASGTGRVVATEILMMTPAIANVIREGKTYQIASMMQAGRESGMRTMDQHLAELVNAGVITRRAAMEKAHDKEGITRLIQRAESPTEASAMAIAASGLDFGDSYSGTVG; this is translated from the coding sequence ATGACGAACGACGACAGCTGGGGCGGCTTCCCGCCGCCGACGGCCAAGCCGGTCTACGAGATCCCCGTGACCCCGCCCGGCGCGACCGCGGCAGGATGGACGCCGGGTCCGGGTGCGCCGCTGGGCGCGCCGCCGGTGTGGTCGCCGCCCGCTGCGGCGGAGCCGGTGTCGCACGTGGCGGCGGAGCCGGCGGAGCCGGTGTCGTACGTGTCGCCGGAGCCGCTGGACCCCGTGGCGTACACGCCGCCGCCCGCGCCGCCCGCGCCTGAGCCCGCCACCCCGGTGTGGTCGCTCGACGAGTCCGCGTCGAACCCAGTCGCACCGGCCCCCGTCAGCCGGCTCATCCCGGCCGGCCGCCGCGCCGCCGCCCCGCCCCCCGAGCCGGAGCGGGAGGCGGTCTCGCACTCGACCACGCCCGGCTTCGATGAGAGCCTCACCGATCCCGAACGCGAAGCCCTCGCGAGGGCCGACAGGGAGCTCGTCGCCGCTCTGCACGAGGTCGTGTACCAGCGCGCCTCCGACCTGCACATCACCGTGGGCGCCCCTCCGATGGTGCGCATCGACGGCGGTCTGCGCCCCGCGGCGAGTACCGAGCCGTGGAACCACGAACGCACGCGTTCTGCTCTGACCAGCCTGCTGACCGAGCGTCAGCTGCAGCAGTTCGAGCGCGAGCACGAGCTCGACTTCGCGTTCACGATCTCCGCCAATGCCCGCTTCCGCGTCAACCTGTACCAGCAGCGCGGCTCGTACGGCGGAGCGTTCCGCCTCATCCCGACCGAGATCAAGCAGCTGGCCGACCTCGGCGTGCCCGACGCGGTCGGGCAGTTCTCGCAGCTACCCCGCGGACTCGTGCTCGTCACCGGTCCCACCGGTTCGGGCAAGTCGACGACGCTCGCTGCCCTGATCGACCTGGTCAACAGCACGCGCTCCGACCACATCGTGACGGTCGAGGATCCCATCGAGTTCATGCACGTGCACAAGAAGTCGATCGTCAACCAGCGCGAGGTCGGCCACGACACCCACAGCTTCAACAACGCGCTGAAGCACGTCCTGCGCCAGGACCCGGACGTCATCCTCATCGGCGAGCTCCGCGACCTCGAGACCATCTCGGTCGCGCTGACCGCCGCCGAGACCGGCCACCTGGTCTTCGCCACTCTGCACACCCAGGACGCCCCGCAGACCATCGACCGCGTCATCGATGTCTTCCCCCCGCACCAGCAGGACCAGGTTCGCGCCCAGCTCGCCGGAACGCTGCAGGGCGTCGTCTCGCAGACGCTCATCAAGCGCGCCAGCGGCACGGGCCGGGTGGTCGCGACGGAGATCCTCATGATGACCCCCGCCATCGCCAACGTCATCCGTGAGGGCAAGACGTACCAGATCGCCTCGATGATGCAGGCAGGACGGGAGTCCGGCATGCGCACGATGGACCAGCATCTCGCCGAACTGGTGAACGCCGGTGTCATCACGCGCCGCGCCGCGATGGAGAAGGCGCACGACAAGGAAGGCATCACCCGTCTCATCCAGCGGGCCGAGTCGCCGACAGAGGCGTCCGCCATGGCGATCGCCGCGAGCGGACTCGACTTCGGCGACAGCTACTCCGGGACGGTGGGCTGA